tttctcttttctccttttccCAAATAATTGctgcagtttttttttttaatgtgaaaaaagtaaaagaaaagattttgaatcgCAATTCCTAATTTTTGGTGcatatctgttttttttttttttttttttttcagcttGAATTGCAAAACTGGTGTTGACAATTTCCCAATTGTAGAAGGTTTTGGTTCGTGGGAATTCTAGATTTGGAGTTCCCACACTATCAGTGTTTGCAATTTTGAGAAATCCTATTTTGATTTTGGTGAGTTTTAACGTTGGTATGGCTTCAAAAGTTGAGAATAGTAAAGCATGGAAATGGGGGTTGGGTCTGGTGTATATAGTTGCTGTGGCCACAATATGGATAGCTGCTAGCTTTGTAGTACAGTCTGTTGTTGATGGTGGTGTGTCACCATTCCTTGTTACTTACATCTGCAACTCATTGTTTGTGGTTTTGATACCAATTGTTGAAATTGGGCGATATTTGGAGGATTCTTGTGGCGGTGGTTGCTTTTGGAGCGCGAAGAAAGCGAGCCAACATTCAGAAAGCGTGGGGGAGTCAGAGCAGGCTATACTCCTTGAAGAGAATGATGTAGGGAACGAGGGCAATGAATCATTGGTTGTGGACGAAGAGGTTGGCATCAGCGAACAAAGGAACTCTGGTTCCATATTTCTGCCACCGGAAAACAGGGTTGAGGTGTTGCCTGGTCAAGTTAATGTGATTGAGAATGTTGATAATCAGCTGGATGAGAAAGGGCGTTGGACACGGTGGAGGGTGGCCAAAGTTAGTCTATTGATATGTCCATTTTGGTTTCTTGCTCAGCTCACTTTTAACCTGTCGTTGAAGTATACTACGGTCACAGTAAGTACTTATGGATTTTTGTTTTCATCTCTTGGTTTGTAGGTTCTGTTTCAATTAATCATTGTGCTCAAATTAGTTCCTTTTTTATGTTTTATGCAGTCGAATACAATTTTGAGTAGTGCATCCAGTCTTTTTACCTTCTTGGTCTCGCTTGCATTCTTGGGTGAGAGGTTTACTTGGTTAAAGCTCTTTAGTGTTCTTaatattcttatttttcttccaATTGCCCTCATACTCAATTTCACCAAGGTGGAACCTTTTCATACACTTACCTTGAAGCAGCTTGGTCTGATCATTGGCAAAGGTCAGTTATTCATTATTATTAGTAGCTTGACATTGTGGTTTAGTTCTTTTACATGATTGCTGTAAAATTGCAATCGGTATTTACTATTTAAGGAGGAGATCTACCTATTTTACCTTTTCTGCCATTGAAGTTGTGCTATTCTTTCTGTGTTCTGCAAATAAGCAGACATAGACTTTAGCACACTGACGCATTCTTTCAGGCACTGTTGGTTATTTAATTATACATAATTGCACATGTTGtccaaccttttttttttttgagtcatATTTGGAAATGGGGACCTTATCCCTCCCTATCAGACTATCAGTATTATTAGTAGTAGTCATAGAGAACACTTTGATTTTAGGTGTAGCAATTAATCTGGTATTGAGGATCATATttccatattttttatttttttttttatctttttttgttaATGTTGCAAAATTTTCCACATTTAGAGACTGTAGGAAGTGATGTTGGTATTTATCCTCTGTAATTTGTTAGTTTATTTGATGATAGTGTGCAAGCTTTTACATTGAGTGCAGTTTACATCAGAATAAGTAAAAACTTGTCAATATTCAACAAGGTAATAACTCGCTAAAGAATTGAACCTAAAAATTAGGCACCAATTATATTAATGAATTTCCATTAAAGAATGATCTGACTCTATGACCCCTATATTTAGTTTGACGCACTGTGTTGAATTCGATGTTCAACACAATGCTTTTGTTCCTTAAGTTTTGTACATTTCATAATGTTTGGATTGTTTCCTGTCAAAACCAGGACTGTTTGATAATGTGCTGAGTGATTACTTGTGGGCCAAGGCTGTTCTTCTCACATCAACCACAGTAGCAACTGCTGGCCTTACGATTCAGGTTCCATTGGCCGCCATCGTGGATACCTTGACTGGCCGTGCTCCTCGCCTTATGAATTATCTGGGAGCAATAGCTGTCATGGTTGGCTTCGCCGGAATTAATATTCCTCTTGAGACTTTATGTAACAAAAGAGAAGCTAACATCGAATTGGAAAATAATGTCAGTTTAGGAAAAGAAGAGTTTACAATCCCGAGAGGCGAAGATTCGGCTGCCATACCTTAGCATGTAATTGGATTCATTTTCCGAGTTAGTTAACGAATTGATCTTGTAACGCCACCAAGTTAGTTGCAATGGCTGCTATTACCAGGCACAGAAGTAGAACGAGAACATGAGAATATAGTTTAAAGGTGGCATAAGTGAGTTTGCACAtgcacttggagttggagagaaatgGAGACTGCCTTGGGTTCATAAATTGCTCCTCGATCGAAATAGCTTGGTGATTGGTTCCTCACCTTTCTACAAGCATATACGGTTTGAATTTCTGTATTTTTGTACATATACATACACAGGTctatttttgctattttttgGAGGGTGCTTACGGAAATAGGAACGACAATGGCACCAAGAGTGAAGAGTCAGAGATGTTCTTTGAATGTTCATTATACCGTTTAAATGTTTTGGAGATTTGAATCTAGTTGCTTTGCCAATGTCATGTGGAATTTAACCCAAATTACCTTTGTCTATGTTCTTCCAGTCAATagacaataataaaataaaaatgaggtAGATTGAATTatagtattttaaaatttatgataATACGGAAAATCGTTTTAATACGTGAGTTTTATATTTATAATATGATCATAATCGACATTGTAAGAGTTATAACTTGACTAAATCCCAAAGTGGTATTTTAGCTGGAGTCCTTGCACTAATTTTATGAgaattcaattgcactaattgaACTCCTTCTCTCCCATTGAGTTCTGAGCTATACAAGTCTTTCAGTCTATTTTTTATATGAGTCAGCAAGTGAATTATTGATGTGGCACAATCATGGCTACGCTGTTAATTATAACGGCTAGATGACATGGCTACCAATAGATAATTTTACAATTTAGTTTCTAGTCCCATTTATAAAcccatctttttttttattctgtttcttGCACTAATTAGTTTCTAATTCTTGCTTCTAGTCCCATTTTATAAACCTATCTCTGTTAGTGTTGCaccatgataaaaaaaaaagagagacagAATTATATACTACTAGCTATGTCAGT
The DNA window shown above is from Arachis ipaensis cultivar K30076 chromosome B08, Araip1.1, whole genome shotgun sequence and carries:
- the LOC107613948 gene encoding thiamine-repressible mitochondrial transport protein THI74 codes for the protein MASKVENSKAWKWGLGLVYIVAVATIWIAASFVVQSVVDGGVSPFLVTYICNSLFVVLIPIVEIGRYLEDSCGGGCFWSAKKASQHSESVGESEQAILLEENDVGNEGNESLVVDEEVGISEQRNSGSIFLPPENRVEVLPGQVNVIENVDNQLDEKGRWTRWRVAKVSLLICPFWFLAQLTFNLSLKYTTVTSNTILSSASSLFTFLVSLAFLGERFTWLKLFSVLNILIFLPIALILNFTKVEPFHTLTLKQLGLIIGKGLFDNVLSDYLWAKAVLLTSTTVATAGLTIQVPLAAIVDTLTGRAPRLMNYLGAIAVMVGFAGINIPLETLCNKREANIELENNVSLGKEEFTIPRGEDSAAIP